The genome window TAGCTTCTGACGAGTGGTTTGGTTTTTCAGCCTTGTTTAGGTGGGGACTCGAAGACTTTGATGTTTGTTAATATTTCTCCAGATCCTACATCAACAGGGGAATCTCTTTGCTCCCTTAGGTTCGCAGCACGGGTTAATGCTTGTGAAATTGGGATCCCCAGGCGTCAAACCAGCATGCGAAGTATAGATTCTCGCTTGAGCATCGGCTAATTATGGATAATAATCCTTGTAATTTTGTTTTAGCAAAATGTTTTATCTGTACCTGTACCTCTGCTTGGTATGTGATTTGCGGTTTAACCAAGAATTCGACACACTTCTAACAGCGTAATTTGTATAGTGGAAATCACTGGCGTTGTATTCTGTACTCACCCTTTAGTCATTGAATTTGTACCTACAATATATCTCATATATTGATTGTTAGATATACCATACCCTACAAGATTGGTTGGGGAATTTGCCGCAAGTATATTCAGTGTGAAGACAGTCAACAGCTAATATCTACTCGAGTTGGATTGACTAATGAGACCCGTTCGTTAATCTAATAATTAAGGATTCAAATTTAGCcttgtttgataacaaaaaagtaaaacgtctaaattaattaattggcattaaattttttaaacaaaatatgtttaaaaaaaaattaagcgacaatttatcacttaatatgatatatattaAAATGTAACAAATTTAGTATTAACAAACAGAACTACCTGTAAAGTTGTGAAAAACTTCTTATCTTCTGTTCCTTCTCTTTACTCATCATCGCTCACATTAGGTTAGGGGCCTTCATATCATCGTAGTGAAAAACTTGCAGATTAGGCCATCATCCGGTTCATGACTTCTTGAAGAATAACAGTAGTATCTTGATAAAGCGATTGCGTTCGAGGAAGATTCTGATTTTTGGCAGCATCTTCAAGCTGCCAGAACAGAAAATTTCGGACACATCTTAGTATGGAAATTTAATAGCAAGGCCATGGCTGTAGAAGATCCTCATCGTATCAGGGAATCTGGAGACTGAATTACCTTTTCAACACTGTCAAAAAGCCGATTGGCAAGGTCAGTGAGAGGTTGCTTTTCACCATCAGCAGCTGCCGTGATTACTTCATCAAAATCAAAGTACATGAATGTAGACTTAAGGCGCAGATACTTCAGTACGTAATTAAATGTATCAGGTCCTATTAAATCCTCCAGCGCCAGAAGATCGAAGGCATATTTTTTTAGCCTATGCATCCTCCCTTTTGTTCCAATATTTGCAATATAGATTCCTCTCTTCAGGAAAGAACGAGTCCCCGTATCTTCATTCGTAATCTCTGCCATATGAAAGTGAGAACAAGAAAAATGTACTGACATTTAGCGGCAGACAAAACATTTCATACGCAGAATCAGAGATGGTTGAAAATCTCACTGTTCTTGGCTGAAGGTACAGGAATAGGGCCAGTAAGCCAATAACCGTTATCCTCAGCAAGGGAGATCCCAGCAGCTCTTGAAGTGCTGAAAATTGCAAGAGACGCGAGGCCTAAGGCTAATCTTCTTGTAGTCTGCAACGTGTCTTCTTGAAGTTCATCTGTCCTCTTGCTGAGAAAGTTAACATCCGTTGCTTTCTTTCGGATGTTCTCGACCTCATGAAGCTTTGGGATGATCGAGAAGGCTTCAAAGATGCCGCTCAAATTTGTTGCACGGGCCATTGCGGGCATTCGAGCGTAGGAAACTATAAGCCTGATGCAGTTGGTGCTTGGTAATGGCTTTATCGTCAGTTTATCGTTTCACAAGTGTGCTGGTTATTTCTGTCCACCAGGAGGATATCTTAAACGGGATGGATTTGTAATTtgtaaattttgaaattatttttggtGTTCTCCGCTACCAGAAGGGACAAAATTATGTTGAAAATCAGCATTTCCCAAAAGGCTCGTGAATCCCATGTCTTCTGGGTGAATTAGTTCGTTCACCATGTAAGAAGAAATTTGCTTTGTCTTTTACAATTTGACCATGGCATTTGTAAATGTTTGGTTTACCTTCGATTTTCAGAATATGAAAGGGGCTATTGGGATGTGTTCCCCTAGCAAATAATTTTGGAGAAAACAACCTTTAAAACGCTACTATGAAGTTTAGGTTGAGATAAACAAGTttgtggtaaaaaaaaaaagaagaaaagatttaAGAGCTAAACTAAAGATTTCACGGATTAAAAGACATTACATATCCGTTAGAAATGTAAATTTGGCATGAATAAAAGGTGATTTGTTGGTCCACAAATTAGCCTTTGTGTAGACTTGGAAAAAGGTTTCCTTTAGACTGACAGTAGCAAATTATTCTACAATCTTAAGTCCCTTCTTGGACTGTAGGCGAGGGTTCAAACCTCACCTGCtgcgaaaaaaatctaaaaattgtGTCATAGCACTCTCTTGATCTAGGTGAATCTGTAATATCCACCAGCCCCTATCACagcctccttaggctccccattatgatagagtagattatacaaatgtatcgttgcttaaaaaaaaaaaacaatcatgGGCTCTTCGGAGGATTTTAAGCATTAGGGTTTGTAAAAGTGTCGActcattaattaattttttttttttccttcaaagaGATGGGGGCAAAAGGGTGGAGTTGGGAGTTGATTAATGTCCGTCCTTGCTGAATTCGGATTTGTTACATTTGTATTAACGGGGTTTTGTTGAACTAGGAATTGAGCCAGGAAAGATGATACAATTGGGCCCGGCCCCTGCAGGCAGCACAAAGCCAATGTCACATATTTGATCATGCGTGTAAGTACAAATGTATAAgtctatattattataaatgtataaattacaaatgaatattatataaatgtataaattataattttattaatagatATTAATAttaagtataaatgtattaatataattaaaataaatgtacaaatgtattaatattatgtataaatataaaattaatattatgtatattaatataaagttataaatgtattatattatatataatacataatataaatgtatattataaatatacattaatatatattatgtataaatgcacatttatataaatgtataatatatataatatacaatattcatataaatatataaaaatatttataatatgtataaataaatatataaatatttaatatataatatgcattaatattaattataaatattataatattataaatatggtgtttatatagtatttcaatttgtaatatttattgtatatttcattatataaatatttatataatatataatatataaatatataatatataatttttaatttgtaaaatatacatagtattgtatatatataatataatatacataatataatatatcatacataatatacattattacattattacatattatgtatattatatattatacataccattattatacacaataatgtacataataatattatacattaataatgtatatattataatataatgtacataatatattatgtataaatatttacacatttatgtatacaatattacatattatatatattatattatattatgtataatatacaatattatgtataatattaatttatataaatatttatataatatataatatatatataattttcaatctgtatatttcaatttatattaatataatataatatatataatatacataattgaaatatacaaattgaaatatacatatgtagttgtttttgatataatgtttggatatggtgtttttagagttgttttggaaatacacatttactgtagcatttggaatgtgaaaaacagtttttcaaaaacagcccCAAAAACAAGGGATCCAAACACACCCGTAATTATTTGTACTCTTTCAtatcttttgtcaaattttgggCCCACCAAAATGTGGGCGTAGCTTGCAGTGCTTTTTGGGCCATTCATATTCAATCATTTTGCCATTTCCAGCAGCATCAACATTTGCCAATGCCAAGTTGACGTGTCAAACCATCACCATCCCACTTCAATCTATTATCGATGCTCTTTCTGTTCAATTCcggataattaaaaaaaaaaaaaaaaaaagtgcaagggaaggggaaaatggtaAAGGGGCTCTAAAATGAGAAATTTGAAGCCTACCAAGGTGGTAAATCACATATTGCATCGATGCTTGAcaactttatatcattgtcctTGACCTTTTGGCTTTGAAATTATACTACGATTTTTCGTGGCAACTTGGCGCTTTCTGGCTTGGAAGTGCAATGTGACGTTGAAACTTGAAGGAAGGGCACCGTCACATAAAAATCATTTTGCCAACTGTACTCTTAACTCGTACATGTAACAACAGCCCcaactaatttttcttttttccatttagGGGCATCCTAACCAAAAGGCTAGACTAATCTCCTAAGATTATATAGAGTTTTATCTCAAGAATACACAGCGCAAGGTAATACACGAAGGCTGATCGCCGGACCTGTTGGTAACTATCAAGTTATGGAATCAGTCAGACTACTCGCGACAGCACAGCCCCAACTAATGAAGACGCATAAATTACTCAATTTGCAAAATATCCAACAAAAGCTCTTATTACAGGAAGGATTTTAACATCTTTGCAGTCGCAAGATGAGATTAACCAGACATCATCATCCAACTTTTTTGAGTAAAATAGATTAATCTCCTCCCCACACAAATTGggaagttttattttattttatttttttttttagcaaagtTCAATTTTTTGATGTATTCAATATTGTaaagccccaaaaaaaaaaaaaattacgtaCACTTGATATTGTAGACCTGAATACTTTGGCGCATACAttttttgatctttttttttttttgttcaatggTACACTTTATGATCTTGTAGACCCGAGTACTATAGTGCTTACATTTTTTGCAACATATTTGTACCTAAGTACAACCTTACAAGCAACTAAATTCTTTAGCTGGGAGAGAGATAGGTTGGATGATACGAAAAAGAGAATGTAAATGAGAAATTTTAAATTCGAAACTTCACACTTacacataaaaaaataaaaataaaaatcttcaACGCAAAGTCGAGTGACTTCAACTATGAGCATACGCTTGAGCTGAATTTTTCAACTAAACATTTGGACAAGCGGGCTTAAACGGAGATTTGAAACTGGCCTTTGGGCCCAATGAGTAAAGTCCGTGGATTGAATTGAATTCACTTAAAATGACGAGAAGCCCAAGTCGCCTTCAGTCGACAGTAAACCACGCACGAAAAACGCGCCAGCATACGTGTAGTTGAGTACACGTAGGATTCTTCGGCcacttttttcttgtttttctttttcttggggGGCTATGTAATAAAAAATTCCAGTATTAATTTCATCAGTCGTCAGAATCCATTTTTCCCCGCTTCAAAACTAAAATAATTCCTGATTTCCCCCAAAATTTCGTCTACCCCCCCATCCCCAGCCTACCCCACGCATATTTGGAAAAAACACAGAGAATAAAGCCCCTCATCAGTCTTGTTTAATTATCTTCAACAATTGATATTCTTTTTTCCACCGGAAAACATTTTCGTGTCAGGGAATTGATCGGAAATGGTTTCCCCGGAAAACACCAACTGGCTTTACGATTACGCGTTTGAAGATATTGCTGTGCCTGATGGGAATTTTCCAGCTTCAGCTTCAGGGTTTAATTGGCCCGTGCAGACCTTGAATGGTTCATCAAATGTTAGGTATAGCTGAAAAACCCTTCAATCCTACTTAATTTTTCTGTGTTTTGACTTGAGAgctttttgttggttttgttCTGAATTGGGGACTAGGGCTTTGTCCAATACCTCAATTGCTCTGGTTTTACGTTATATCTTGCTGCAATCATTAGGACTTGGGGTCCCTTTTTGGCTCCCTTTCAGAATTTATGGACTCTTTATCTCTGATGTGGGAAAGTGCTTTTCTTTTGTTAGTGAATGGGGGACACGGTGTTCATGCATACTCGTTTGGTCTTGAATTTGCCTCTCTCCTGTTGTAAAGACCATGATTTTGGGTCTGTTTTGGCTCGCATTCggaatttttgacttttactgactattttattttattttattttttaaactgtTTAGGTGGTGTTTTATATGTTTCTATTGCCGGGTGTTTGTTTCTTATGTTTTTTtgattgatggttaatgtgttgaaATCAGGATATTCTTGTGATAGAAGGTTAGagtgaaaatttcatgttttaaagaTTAAGGCTTTAGGGTTCCTTTTTGGCTCTCATTTGGCATTTGAGGAATTTTATCAAATTCTTTTTCACTGTTTTGGCAGTGGCTGATTTCTGATTGCGCccccaaacccccccccccccccccccccccccccccccccccccacaaaaaaaaaaaaaaaaaaacttcctaCTTCCTCTCCTTGTCTGGAGTGCCAATTGGTATTGATCATTGATGTCTTGAAAATTCGTTCTTTATTCTTTAGAAGTGTCGAGTAGGAAAAATGATGAGTAGAatttttgtgtgaaattgtacTCTAATTTTGCAAAAACTTGGTTTTTTTTAAAGTCTTTTTGGAGAAAGTTACTAAAGTTGATTCCTACTGACATAATTGGCATTTCCTGGTAAGGTAATCACGCAAGTTTTCCAGAAGAACTTCGCTTGATGTTTCTGTTGCAATTAGTTGCTCTCAAATATTTCTTTGCTTGCTCACTTCAGTAATTAGGAAATATATCTGCTAAACTGGtagaagaataaaagttgaattCTGAGGCTTCAGGTCTGACAAAAAGAGATTGCTTGGATTTTAGCTTTTATGATAATATGACTGACATATTGCAAGTTGAACATTTACCTTTTTCTTGGTGGCCAACTTTTTTGCATTTGACTGAACGTATCAGGGAGAGAAGTTAGAGTTTTCTGACTTAAGAATTTGTTATTATGTTGGAGGGATTGAGGTGATATTGCCCACAGGGTATGGATCCGCTTTCTGTGTTCAGTGGTATTTACCGAGTGATTGATTTCTACTGTCCTTCTCCATTTGTCTGTGTGGTGTCTGCCTTCTGTTGTGTTGTGCATGATTTCTTCCCCCGCCttcccccccctccccccagcCACccccaaaataacaaaaaaaaaatttttgagagCTGGTCACACCCTGGCTGGAGCAGCCACAGAGAACTACAATTTGAGCTTAGTGTGTGTTTTGCTTAGTTTTATTCTTGCgtgagtgttttttttttttaattttaaagttCTTGCATCTTTCAGCTGATATTCCTGTTTATCTATTGTCAGTGTGGAGATTGATGGCTCGCTTGGGGATTCAGATGGCCCAAAGGAAACTGGCTCCAGAAAACGGTGAAGTAGTTCTGAAGTTTATATTACACCATTCGACTAAGTTGATGCTGAATCTATAATTACTTCAGTGGGATTTGGAGTAAATTTAGCCAAGCTAAGAGCCTTTTGAGTGTTGTGAGATCCCTCCCCCGCCCCCCCTTCCcaacccaaaaacaaaaaaggaaaaaaaccatttattttcttctcctctttgccttttctccttttttgataaaattaaaaggaGCATGCTCATGGAAAGTTCCTTTTTCCTTGCTTTGGAGTGCTCATAtttcatgtttttcatttttgctaTTGAGTGACAGTCAGTAGTAGAAATGAGTGCACTAAGTAAATGAGATGTGGGAAATGACAAGAGAATGAGTTTGGATTGTGGGCTACAAATTATTGGCTGTGCATATAAATGAAAGTTGAATGGCTCAATTTTATGTACTGGAACAGATCTTATTGCAATTAGATGTTAAAGACAATTTTGGTTCCCAAGTGTTGCTTAGTAGCTGTAATTGGTTCTTTTTGCTATTGTAGGTTATATTAGCATTTAACCTAGTGTGGGACATATTATTTGCAATAGCTAAGTGAAATTCTAGGTTATTAAAGCTTAAACTGGGGTGGTTAGTTTAACATTTCTGGACTGTGATTGGAAGAAGATGGACTGAGCACAAATATATGCTGGAAGGCTGTTGGATAAGAGATTTCTTATTGAACCCATGAGTTATTTGGTCATCACTTTTTCCTAATACCTTTATTGCAGGCTAAGAACTGAATCATGCGCTTCAACAAGTTCCAAAGCATGCAGGGAGAAACAACGGAGAGATAGGCTAAATGACAAGTGCGCACACTTGATATCTTTTATTCTACGCTTCTCACCGTTTTCTACCAAGTCTCTGACAAAGACTTAATCCATCATTCAGGTTTGTGGAATTGGGGGCTCTGCTTGATCCTGGAAGGCCTCCCAAAACAGACAAGGCTGCCATTCTGGTTGATGCTGTTCGAATAGTGACTCAGTTGCGTACTGAAGCCCAGAAGCTGAAGGACTCAAATCTAAGTCTTCAGGAGAAGATTAAagaactgaaggtaaaattttgtCTTACCAGTGTTGGGCGTTTCTTTATCCCattattttgtctttttctcGCCCTGCCCCTCCACCCCCACCTTATTCCCCATTTCTACGCTTGGATGTAAGCTTGCTGACCTTAAATCAGATCAATGCTTTCTCCTCTTTGTTCCCTCTACGTTTTAATGCACCTATTGTCAGTCTATGGTCTATATGTGGTTGATTAACTTGTGCAGTTGAGAAGCTCATTTTTCTCTGTGCTGTAATGCACCTATTAACAGTCTATGGTCTTTCATGTAATTGAttgacttgtgtaggctgagaagaATGAGCTTCGGGATGAAAAGCAGAGGCTAAAGGGTGAGAAGGAAAAGCTGGAGCAACAACTGAAGACTGTGAATACCCAAGCTAGCTTCATGCCACCTCCTACCATGCCTGCACCATTTGCTGCTCAGGGTCAAGCACCTGGGAACAAGTTGGTACCCATCATCAGTTACCCTGGAGTTGCCATGTGGCAGTTTATGCCTCCTGCTGCTGTTGATACCTCACAGGATCATGTGCTTCGCCCACCAGTTGCCTAAGCCAGAGGCTAAAGGCTTCCAACTGCAAGCAAGTGCTTAGATGGACTTCAATTTAATGTAGCTTGGCATAGTGCTTCCAACTTTGTGGTCTAGTTCTTAATTTAGCTTGGCATTTCACGACTGTAATAGTTTTTGCTCGACAATGTAACTGGATTTGGTGGATTGCTAAAGACTCTCGTTTCCTTGAAATTTAAGTACTGCTGGTTTTGCATGTTAATGTTAATAAGTAATCCCAGCTTTGAAAAATACTTGGGCTCCAACAGTAATGGACTTCATGGTGAGATTTGCGAGTTGCCCATATGAGTTACACGAAAAAGGAGGAAGTTCCTTGGATCAAATGAGCACCTGGTTGCCCGGAAGTGGGGCTGAAACCTCCTTCGTCCTTTTAGGCCATGGGATGTGTCGAGCAAAGGGCTTTAGTTTTTGCAGCGGAACGAGTAGGTCCCAGCAATCCTCCATCGTCAAACGCTTCCCGAAGGTCCTGGACAAGTCAAGAGTCAAGACCACAACCCAAGGCCAAATGGACTTCCTGTGCCTCATGGCTGCTGTTTGGGACTCGTATTCTGAGGTTGCCGCTTTTTTCCGTGCAATCTTATCTACTTTGTTGCTTCCCATACTTTATTGATTCTTCTTCAACCTGCCGGGGTGTAGTGAAATACTAGCACCTTAAAAACGGCTTCCTATCTCGTTCAAATGAGTGTATCACTGGCTAGCAGAGCTACGATTACTCCATTCAGCTACAAACAAATCGAAACTCTCCCTCTCATTTCCTTTGCCCCAACTCAACAGCAGCATCACCATTCTCTTCTCTTCATTGTTCCCCTAAAGCCCCATCATAGACCAAGAACACCCTCTTTATCCCCAAAGTGTTCAGTTTCTTCAGCCACTCCCCCAACTTCCAAAGAGGAGGCCATCCTCCAGGCCAAGGTTTGTCTTGCCTCCACGTTGGAGAAGCCTTTGAACAACCCCAAACTCGCGGGAAAACTCAAGAAACTAAAGCAGCCCAGATTTCGGATGGAAATTCCAGTCATTGATGACTCACCTTCTTCACTCAGTCAACTCGCTATTCAAGTCTTTGGAGATATGCCCATCAAACGAAAAGGCACAAGAGTCAAAATTCTTATTTTCTGGTCCAATCAAAGCTTGAAAGAAGCTGCCAATGAAGTATTTGACTCTCAGAATGGATATATTCTTGTTGAAAATTCTGATCTTTCATCAGTATACAATGAGGAAACAAGAACTTTGAGTTCTACTGACGTGGCAGTATTTTTGGCGCCAGATGCTTCACAGTTGGCGGTTTTGAAGACAATAACTGACGATCTTTATCCTAAACCAGTGGTGCTTTTCAATCCCGGCTGGGCTTTTGAGGAGGAGAGTGATTTTGGTGAATTGAGTAGCTTTGTTGGTTCTTTTGAAGTGGTGTATTCTTTTATGGGATTGGAGGTAAGAGGGATCTTGAGTAAGAGAAAAGGTGTTATTTTTAAGCGTGTTAGGGATGGGGTATTAAGTGGTGAGAGATGGAACGTTTTTGtggaagaaaatggagaaaTGAAGGTGGTTTCCAGCTTTAAAGCTCGGCCATCAATTACTGAAGTTGAGACGGTTTTGTATAATTTGATGGCTATCAATTCACCAATTACCAAGTCTGCAAAGTTCTTGAAGAATTTGATGTCACATGCAACTGGGAAAAAGTGAGTGCATTTCAAGTGCTTAAATTGTGGAGCATAAAAgttgtgattttatggatttaCAGAAAAATGCGCAGATGATTTGCGCTTGTTGTTGTTGAATTGACACTTGATAGTATATGCCCCCACCCACCCCACCCTCCCTCTTTCCCTTTCTTATGTTGTTCATTTTCCTCGAGTGTATGCTCTTAAATGAGTTTTTATGAGATGTTGATTTCATATCTTGCAGTCAACAAAAGAATGCAAACTTGCAGCTTGGTTTTTTCCCGAGAGCAGTAATAGGTGAAAACATAAAAATCGGGGAGATGGTGACTGTGCAGGGGTTGGGAAGGGCCTTGCAGGTGATAAAATTTGTATCGTATTTCccaaaaactaaagaaatatATAATATTCTTTGAACAACAAAATTTTTAGGAACAAGAAGTCATtgagttgaaactcaagatgtAATCACCTTGCCATAGGGAATTGGTGATCCTGTTTTTATCACTCATTTACAAATTGGTCGGAAAAGTCAAATCCAATCTAAGATGCTCTAATATGACAGCTTTTGATAAATTTGTCAGAGAAGTTAATATATTTGGTCCATAGCGGCCGAAGTTGAGGAAATGCTATGTCTAGCCAAGGCTTCGCTCTGCCATTGAAATGGATGACACCAGCATTTTCAGCAGTCTCAATGGTTGTATTTTCTTGGTATCCAAGTCCTAGCATGTGCCAGAAGGGATCAATAACGTGGATGTGACCATGAAATGCTATAAGTCCTGGAGGTAATGTACCTAGTTGCCACAAACTCAAGTCTGATTTCAGGTTCTgcaggggaaaaagaaaaattaggaaatgcTTGAGTCTCAGCTTCCTCATTGTTTTAATGGTCCAACGAATTTCTGATCTTTCTCTCAGCAATTAGGATAATTTTCCAATTCTTTAAATAGTCATCTGTTTATTCAGAATGCAAAAGATATCCTCTAGTACCTTTGACCTTTCCACAATAAGAGCATAGGCATGCTAAGGGTGTATCTGAAGTTTAATTACCTCGTCTAGCCAATAATGGTATGTCTGACTTATGGTTGTCTTCCTCCAAGCTTCAAGATCAAAGATGTTCATGCCATAGGCCCATGCACATTCATTCGGATCAAAGCTTTTTGCTATTAGTGGATGAGAAAAGTTCAAATAGCTTTTGAATCGCTTTGACATGACAAACTTATCCCTTCCTCTACATGTTTCCACTGCTCCATTTACTTTCCCCCTCATGTCAATGTCCCATAGAGGTGAAAGATCAGTTTGAATCACAATGTCATCGTCTAGGAAGACCACTTTGTTGAGGCTGGGAAACAACTGCAATTAAGTTGATAGTTGTGAGACCATAGGTCTTGTGAAGTTTAGGCTACAGGCTGTCAGATATTAAAAACTTTACCTCTGGCAAATGTATCCTTATGTGATTCATTGGTGAATTGTACTTGGGACTGAGCGCTTGCAACTTTGCAGCAATGACATAAGGCTTTTCGGTGTTATTTGCCACAATAGCTGATGACCCTCCC of Coffea arabica cultivar ET-39 chromosome 5c, Coffea Arabica ET-39 HiFi, whole genome shotgun sequence contains these proteins:
- the LOC113690658 gene encoding photosynthetic NDH subunit of lumenal location 3, chloroplastic, which gives rise to MPAMARATNLSGIFEAFSIIPKLHEVENIRKKATDVNFLSKRTDELQEDTLQTTRRLALGLASLAIFSTSRAAGISLAEDNGYWLTGPIPVPSAKNKITNEDTGTRSFLKRGIYIANIGTKGRMHRLKKYAFDLLALEDLIGPDTFNYVLKYLRLKSTFMYFDFDEVITAAADGEKQPLTDLANRLFDSVEKLEDAAKNQNLPRTQSLYQDTTVILQEVMNRMMA
- the LOC113688946 gene encoding transcription factor ILR3, producing the protein MVSPENTNWLYDYAFEDIAVPDGNFPASASGFNWPVQTLNGSSNVSVEIDGSLGDSDGPKETGSRKRLRTESCASTSSKACREKQRRDRLNDKFVELGALLDPGRPPKTDKAAILVDAVRIVTQLRTEAQKLKDSNLSLQEKIKELKAEKNELRDEKQRLKGEKEKLEQQLKTVNTQASFMPPPTMPAPFAAQGQAPGNKLVPIISYPGVAMWQFMPPAAVDTSQDHVLRPPVA
- the LOC140007869 gene encoding uncharacterized protein is translated as MSVSLASRATITPFSYKQIETLPLISFAPTQQQHHHSLLFIVPLKPHHRPRTPSLSPKCSVSSATPPTSKEEAILQAKVCLASTLEKPLNNPKLAGKLKKLKQPRFRMEIPVIDDSPSSLSQLAIQVFGDMPIKRKGTRVKILIFWSNQSLKEAANEVFDSQNGYILVENSDLSSVYNEETRTLSSTDVAVFLAPDASQLAVLKTITDDLYPKPVVLFNPGWAFEEESDFGELSSFVGSFEVVYSFMGLEVRGILSKRKGVIFKRVRDGVLSGERWNVFVEENGEMKVVSSFKARPSITEVETVLYNLMAINSPITKSAKFLKNLMSHATGKNQQKNANLQLGFFPRAVIGENIKIGEMVTVQGLGRALQVIKFVSYFPKTKEIYNIL